Part of the Acidobacteriota bacterium genome, CGGCAGCACCGGCTACTACCCGATCGACGCCTTCCTCGCGAAGGGCGCGCTGGTGCTCGAGCCCAACTACCGCGGCAGCGCCGGCTACGGCGAGAAGTTTCGATCGCTGAACGTCCGCAACCTCGGCATCGGCGACGCCTGGGACGTGCTCTCGGGCATTGACGCGCTCGTGCAGCAGGGACTGGTCGACAAGGACCGCGTCGGCAGCATGGGCTGGAGCCAGGGCGGCTACATCTCGGCGTTCCTGACCACGCGTCACGCCGATCGCTTCAAGGCCATCTCGGTCGGCGCCGGCATTTCCGACTGGATGACCTACTACGTCAACACCGACATCCATCCGTTCACGCGCCAGTACCTCAAGGCCACGCCGTGGGACGACCCGAAGATCTACGCCGACACCTCGCCCATGACCTACATCAAGCAGGCCCGCACGCCCACGCTGATCCAGCACGGTGAGAACGATCTGCGGGTGCCCATCCCGAATGCGTTCCAGTTGTACCAGGGCTTGCGCGACCAGAACGTGCCGGTGCAGCTGGCGATCTTCAAGGGCTTCGGCCATGGACTGACCAAGCCGAAGGCCAATCGCGGTGCCATGCAGCAGAATCTCGATTGGTTCTCGAAGTACATCTGGGGACAGTCAACCGGAACGGTGCAGTAGCGACACTGTCGGGAGTCGGGAGTCGGGAGTCGGGAGTCGAGAGTCGAGAGTCGGGAGTCGGGAGTCGAAACATGAACACAATGCGCATTACGCTTGCCGTCTTACTCGCCTTGATGGCCGCGCACCAAGCGCGGCCGGTCGCACAAGCGCCCCGGCCATCGGTCATCGCCATCCGCGGCGCCACCGTGCTGACGGTGACCCGCGGCACCATCGCAAACGGCATCGTCGTGATTCGCGACGGCAAGATTGCCGCCGTTGGCGGGCCGGGCACCAACATCCCGCCCGGCGCTGAGGTCGTCGAGGCCCAGGGGCGGTTCGTCACGCCGGGCATCATCGACGCGCACTCGCACATCGCGCTCGAGTCCATCAACGAGGGCGGCATCACGGTGAGCTCGATGACCGGCACCGACGATGTGCTCGACCCGAGCGACATCAACATCTATCGCGACCTGGCCGGCGGCCTGACGACCGCCAACCTCCTGCATGGCAGCGCCAACCCGATCGGCGGCAAGAACACCGTGATCAAGATGCGTTGGGGCAAGGACGCCGAGGGCCTGAAGTTCGAAGGCGCCATGCCCGGCATAAAGTTCGCGCTCGGCGAGAATCCCAAGCGGCTGCGCCAGTACGGTCCCGGTGGCCCGCGCCGCTATCCGCTCACCAGGCCGGGCGTCGAGTTCGTGATTCGCGATGCGTTCAGCCGTGCCAGGGCCTACCAGCGCGAATGGCAGGACTACGAGCGCCAGAAACGGGCGAGCGCCGACACGCCCGCGCCGCGGCGTGACCTGCAACTCGAACCGCTCGTCGAGATTCTCGAGGGCAAGCGCCTGGTGCACGCGCACACCTACCGCGCCGACGAAACGCTGATGCTCATGCGGCTGGCCGAAGACATGGGCTTCAAGATCGCCACCTTCCAGCACGTCTTCGAGGGCTACAAGGTCGCGGACGAAATGGCGAAGCACGGCGCCGGCGGCTCGACTTCCTCCGACTGGTGGGCCTACAAGATCGAAGCCGAGGACGGGACGCCCTACAACGCCACCATGATGCACCAGCGCGGCGTGCTGGTGTCGATCAACTCCGACAGCGCCGAGCACTCCCGGCGCCTGAACACCGAGGCCGCCAAGTCGATCCATTGGGGCGGACTGACCGACGATGAGGCGCTGGCGCTGGTGACGATCAATCCGGCCAGGCAGCTGCGGATCGACGCGCGCGTGGGCTCGCTCGAAGCGGGCAAGGACGCGGATGTCGTGATCTGGAACAAGCACCCGCTCAGCACCTACGCGATCGTCGACCGCGTCTACATCGACGGCCAGCAGTACTACGACCGGCTGGCCGAGGATCGCCGCATGACTGATGCGGGACGTGAGAAGGGCACCTTGACCGCCGCCGAGGGGCGGCCGGCGAGCGGTCCGCAAACGCCACAAACACCCCAGGGCGCGGAAGAAACGTTCGGATCGGTGGCGCCCGTAGCGGTACCGGCGGCTCAAAAGGCGGCGAGCGGAAACCAGGCGGTGGTGGCCATCACCAACGCGCGGATCTTTCCCGTCAGCGGACCAGCGATCGAGCGCGGCACGCTGCTCATTCGCGGCAACCGGATCGAGGCGCTCGGCGCCAATGTGGCCGTTCCGGCCGGCGCCCAGGTGATTGACGCGAAAGGCGGCGAGCTGTATCCGGGCTTCATCGATGCCCGGACCTCGGTCGGCCTGAACGAACCGGGCGCGCGCGGGTTCGAGGACGTGAACGAAATGCTCGAAATAAACGCGTCGGTAAAGGCGCAGGTCGCCTACCAGTCCGACAGCGACGCCATTCCGGTGGCACGCGTCAACGGCATCACGACGGTCGCGGTCGTGCCGACCGGCGGGCTGATCGGCGGCCAGATCGCGGTGATGAACCTGGACGGCTGGACGTGGGAAGAAGCCACGCTCGCGCCGGTGGCCGGCCTCAGCTTCCAGTTCCCGCCCATCGTTCGCGGCGGATTTGGTGGCAACGCCGATGCCAACCGCAAGTTCGAGGAACTGAAGAAGGAACGCGATGCGCGGGTGCAGCGGGTGGAAGACCTGGTGACCCGGGCGCGCGCCTACGCCGGCATTCCGGCGGCAGAGCGCACCACCGACTGGAACCTGGCCGCTCTGGTGCCGGTGGCGCAAGGCCGGCAGCCGCTGTTTGTCGCGGCCGACTCCGCGGGCGATATCACCGATGCGGTTGCCTTTGCCGATCGCACGGGCATCAAGATCGTGATCATGGGCGGACTGGAGGCCCCGCGGGTGGCACCGCTGCTGAAGTCGAAGAACATTCCGGTCGTGCTCGGGTCGGTGTTGACCCTGCCGACGCGCGAGGACGATCACCACGCGGCCACCTACCGGGCCGCGGGTGAGCTGGCCCAGGCCGGGGTGCAGTTTGCGTTCGGCACCGGTGGCGCCGCCAACAACCGGCTGCTGCCTTACGAAGCGGCGATCTCGGTGGCATGGGGCCTTGACCGTGATCGCGCGCTGAAGGCGCTGACGCTCGACGCGGCCACGATTCTTGGCGTCGCCGACCGCGTCGGTTCACTCGAGGCCGGCAAGCTCGCCAACTTCTTCATTGCCAACGGCGACCCGATGGAGATGAGGACGCAGTTCACGCACATCTTCATCAACGGCCGGGACGTGGGCGTGAAGAGCAAGCACACCGAGCTCTACGAGCGCTTCTCGAGCCGTCCGGCGGTGCAGCGATGAGTACTCAGCCAAAGGCAACCACGATGGACACGAAGGTCAACACGAAAGACGCGAAGCCATTTCTTGATAAGCATGGCTTCGTGAACTTCGTTTTCTTCGCGTCCCTCGTGGTCGCATTTCTCCTGATCCGCGTATCGGCGCAGCAGGAGGCGACGTATTCCTATGCCATTACCGGCGCGCGGATCGTGCCGGTGTCGTCGGCGCCGCTCGATAACGCCACCATCGTCTTTTCTGGCGGCGTGATCACGGCCGTTGGTGCCAACGTCACGGTCCCGGCGGGCGCGATCATCATCGCGGGGAAAGGGCTCACGGTGTATCCCGGGCTGATCGACATGGGGAGCGGCGCCGGGCTCGAGGCGCCGGCGGTGCCGCGCGCCGAAAACGCGCAGACGACCGAAGACCTGGAGCGCGTCAAGCGCGCCACGCTGCTGCGGCCCCATTTACGCGCCGCCGATCACATGAACCCGGCATCCCCCGCGCTGCTGAAGGCGGCACAGGCCGGCATCACCGCGTCGCTCGCCACCCCTGGCAGCGACGGCATCCGCGGCCAGAGCGCGCTGGTGCTGACGGCACTTGGCGCCGACGCGCCGCAGATTGGCGCCGTCGCCGACGACCGCCGCCGCCCGCTGGTCGTGCGCGCGCCGGTGGCCTTGCACGTCGGCACTTCGGGCTCGCCGGCCGGCGGCGAGGTGTATCCGAATTCGCTGATGGGCCTCGTCGCGTTCAACCGGCAGGCCTTCGTGGATGCTCAGTGGTACCAGCAGGCCCGGCCGCGGCCGTACGCCGCCGACCTCGAGGCCATGGGTCCCGCCGTAGCGGGACGACTGCCGGTCGCCTTTCGCGCGACCAGCGCGATCGAGATCCGGCGCGCCCTTGGCATGGCGAAGGAGTTCAAGCTCGACCCCATCATCACCGCCGCGCGCGAGGTCGAAGCGGTGGCGGCCGACCTCAAGGCCGCCGGCGCGCGCGTGATCTTCAGCCTGAACTTCCCGGTGCGCCGGGCCTCGCTGGCGCCCGATGCCGACGAACCCCTGCGCGTGTTGCGCGACCGGGCCAACGCGCCGAAGGGGCCGGCCGCGCTTTACCAGACCGGCGTCATGTTCGCCTTCGAGTCGAATGGGCTGTCGGAACCGAAAGACTTCCTGAAGAACGCTCAGAAGACGGTGGCGGCGGGACTCGACAAGGACGCGGCACTCAGGGCGCTGACGATGCACGCGGCGACCCTGGCCGGCGCGGCCGAGCGGCTCGGCTCACTGGACCGCGGCAAAATCGCCAACCTCATCGTTACCGAGGGTGAGCTATTCGACGAGAAGACCACCATCAGGCACGTGTTCGTCGCCGGGCGGACGGTTCGCCTGAACTAGCACCCCAGGCACCCTAGGCACCCTAGGCACCCTAGGCACCCTAGGCACCCTAGGCACCCTAGGCACTTAAGCACTAACCTATATAGGTTCATGGAATACGTATTCGACCT contains:
- a CDS encoding amidohydrolase family protein; amino-acid sequence: MNTMRITLAVLLALMAAHQARPVAQAPRPSVIAIRGATVLTVTRGTIANGIVVIRDGKIAAVGGPGTNIPPGAEVVEAQGRFVTPGIIDAHSHIALESINEGGITVSSMTGTDDVLDPSDINIYRDLAGGLTTANLLHGSANPIGGKNTVIKMRWGKDAEGLKFEGAMPGIKFALGENPKRLRQYGPGGPRRYPLTRPGVEFVIRDAFSRARAYQREWQDYERQKRASADTPAPRRDLQLEPLVEILEGKRLVHAHTYRADETLMLMRLAEDMGFKIATFQHVFEGYKVADEMAKHGAGGSTSSDWWAYKIEAEDGTPYNATMMHQRGVLVSINSDSAEHSRRLNTEAAKSIHWGGLTDDEALALVTINPARQLRIDARVGSLEAGKDADVVIWNKHPLSTYAIVDRVYIDGQQYYDRLAEDRRMTDAGREKGTLTAAEGRPASGPQTPQTPQGAEETFGSVAPVAVPAAQKAASGNQAVVAITNARIFPVSGPAIERGTLLIRGNRIEALGANVAVPAGAQVIDAKGGELYPGFIDARTSVGLNEPGARGFEDVNEMLEINASVKAQVAYQSDSDAIPVARVNGITTVAVVPTGGLIGGQIAVMNLDGWTWEEATLAPVAGLSFQFPPIVRGGFGGNADANRKFEELKKERDARVQRVEDLVTRARAYAGIPAAERTTDWNLAALVPVAQGRQPLFVAADSAGDITDAVAFADRTGIKIVIMGGLEAPRVAPLLKSKNIPVVLGSVLTLPTREDDHHAATYRAAGELAQAGVQFAFGTGGAANNRLLPYEAAISVAWGLDRDRALKALTLDAATILGVADRVGSLEAGKLANFFIANGDPMEMRTQFTHIFINGRDVGVKSKHTELYERFSSRPAVQR
- a CDS encoding amidohydrolase family protein, whose amino-acid sequence is MDTKVNTKDAKPFLDKHGFVNFVFFASLVVAFLLIRVSAQQEATYSYAITGARIVPVSSAPLDNATIVFSGGVITAVGANVTVPAGAIIIAGKGLTVYPGLIDMGSGAGLEAPAVPRAENAQTTEDLERVKRATLLRPHLRAADHMNPASPALLKAAQAGITASLATPGSDGIRGQSALVLTALGADAPQIGAVADDRRRPLVVRAPVALHVGTSGSPAGGEVYPNSLMGLVAFNRQAFVDAQWYQQARPRPYAADLEAMGPAVAGRLPVAFRATSAIEIRRALGMAKEFKLDPIITAAREVEAVAADLKAAGARVIFSLNFPVRRASLAPDADEPLRVLRDRANAPKGPAALYQTGVMFAFESNGLSEPKDFLKNAQKTVAAGLDKDAALRALTMHAATLAGAAERLGSLDRGKIANLIVTEGELFDEKTTIRHVFVAGRTVRLN